A stretch of the Corythoichthys intestinalis isolate RoL2023-P3 chromosome 22, ASM3026506v1, whole genome shotgun sequence genome encodes the following:
- the cratb gene encoding carnitine O-acetyltransferase b yields the protein MISSKIQPGACRLWFTRVTSRQERSMSTLVPPQPVPPLNQTLQAYLSSLEPLIPTDELSHTRKVIREFAMRGGLGAELQRGLEKRARKTDNWMTDWWVQWAYLESRLPLPVHSNPAISLPRRDYNGWRSQLLFASKLIAAVLEFKAKLDVGQLPVEYMRGRPLCMELYPLLFSSCRIPGPKHDHVVHHRTSRRSPSHITVVRNYQFFQLDVYNSDGSRLTESQIHAQLLRIRSQSWKTDKEPMGILTSEHRHIWGQAYNRLLNDKLNRESVRSIEKGLFSLCLDSPVMRISDEKYASRKAAQVLHGGGTFSNSGNRWFDKTLQFVIGEDGSWGLLYEQATAEGPPIATLLDFILHYCETPDTRRTPLVPLPMPKKLYFHIDREIKRDIENAKQNLDILINDLDVNVFNFKKFGKDLPKKHKMSPNSFIQVALQLAYYRVHGEVCASCDIASQRMFRKGRTEYIRSPSTQTLKFILAFIDPSVSREAKLQLLTEAIDAYSALTDKVVKGHGIDRHLLALKLQAIEEGLSVPKIFMDTAFGLATHWKLRTGQVPANTDSVMCFGPLVPDGYAICYNPQSDHVHFSITAFNCCEETNAETLGVAVRETLSQLYELLEPTV from the exons ATGATTTCCAGCAAAATCCAACCGGGGGCGTGCAGACTATGGTTTACTCGT GTGACATCCAGACAAGAGCGGAGTATGTCCACCTTAGTGCCGCCGCAGCCCGTCCCCCCATTGAATCAGACCCTGCAAGCCTACTTGAGCAGCCTGGAGCCCCTGATACCCACCGATGAGCTTTCACACACCCGCAAAGTGATACGTGAGTTTGCTATGCGTGGAGGTCTCGGCGCAGAGCTCCAAAGGGGTCTAGAGAAGAGGGCAAGAAAGACCGACAACTGG ATGACAGACTGGTGGGTGCAGTGGGCCTATTTGGAGAGTCGCCTACCACTTCCTGTACACTCCAACCCGGCCATTTCTCTCCCCAGACGAGACTACAACGGCTGGAGGAGCCAACTGTT GTTTGCATCCAAACTGATCGCAGCGGTACTTGAATTTAAGGCCAAACTTGACGT TGGACAGTTGCCAGTGGAATACATGCGTGGCAGGCCTTTATGTATGGAGCTCTATCCACTGCTCTTCTCTTCATGTCGCATCCCGGGGCCTAAACACGACCACGTCGTGCACCACAGAACCTCTCGACGGTCACCGAGCCACATCACTGTGGTCAGGAACTATCAG TTTTTCCAGCTGGATGTGTACAACAGCGACGGCTCCCGCCTGACGGAAAGCCAGATTCACGCGCAGCTGCTGAGGATCAGGTCTCAGTCCTGGAAGACGGACAAGGAGCCAATGGGCATCCTGACAAGTGAACATCGACACATATGGGGCCAGGCCTACAACCGCCTGCTGAATG ACAAACTGAACCGTGAATCAGTCCGGTCGATCGAGAAGGGTCTTTTCTCGCTCTGTCTGGATTCTCCAGTTATGAGGATATCAGATGAGAA ATATGCTAGCCGCAAAGCAGCCCAGGTTCTTCACGGTGGCGGGACCTTCTCCAACAGTGGCAACCGCTGGTTTGACAAAACTCTTCAG TTCGTGATTGGCGAGGACGGATCCTGGGGTCTCCTGTATGAACAAGCCACGGCTGAAGGGCCACCCATAGCGACACTGCTGGATTTTATCCTGCACTACTG TGAAACTCCAGACACTAGGAGAACACCACTGGTCCCACTCCCAATGCCCAAGAAGCTATACTTCCATATAGACAGAGAAATCAAGAGAGACATAGAAAATGCCaagcagaaccttgatat ACTAATCAATGACTTGGATGTGAATGTCTTcaactttaaaaagtttggcAAAGACCttcccaaaaaacacaaaatgagtCCCAACTCCTTTATCCAGGTGGCTCTGCAGCTGGCCTACTACAG AGTTCACGGAGAAGTGTGCGCTTCCTGCGACATCGCCTCTCAGCGGATGTTTCGTAAAGGAAGGACCGAGTACATCCGCTCGCCTTCAACCCAGACGCTTAAATTCATCCTTGCCTTTATCGACCCATCGGTGTCG CGTGAAGCCAAGCTCCAATTATTGACTGAAGCGATTGATGCCTACTCTGCTCTGACTGATAAG GTAGTTAAAGGACACGGCATCGACAGACACCTGCTGGCGCTTAAGTTGCAGGCCATTGAAGAGGGACTGAGTGTTCCCAAAATCTTCATGGATACTGCCTTTGGCCTAGCGACTCATTGGAAACTCCGAACCGGACAG GTGCCTGCAAACACAGATAGCGTGATGTGCTTTGGGCCCCTGGTCCCTGACGGTTACGCCATATGCTACAACCCTCAGTCTGACCACGTCCACTTTTCCATAACTGCCTTCAACTGTTGCGAGGAGACCAATGCAGAAACTCTGGGTGTCGCCGTCAGAGAAACCCTCAGCCAACTCT